A section of the Rhizomicrobium sp. genome encodes:
- a CDS encoding SDR family oxidoreductase: MSFDLELAGRRALVTGGTKGVGAAVVEALHGAGTRIVATARAVPSQARDGVQYVAADLTTADGCAAAAAFALARLGGVDILVNVLGGSSAPAGGFAALDDSEWAKELNQNLMPAVRLDRALLPSMIAQGSGVVIHVTSIQHQLPLPESTTAYAAAKAALSTYSKSLSKEVTPKGIRVVRVSPGWVETEAAVALAERLAQQAGTDYEGGKKIIMQSLGGIPLGRPARPKEVADLIAFLASPLAGAITGTEYVIDGGTVPTA; encoded by the coding sequence ATGAGCTTCGATCTGGAGCTTGCCGGCCGCCGCGCGCTCGTCACCGGCGGCACCAAGGGCGTCGGCGCGGCGGTCGTGGAGGCGCTGCACGGCGCAGGCACGCGGATCGTCGCGACGGCCCGCGCGGTCCCGTCCCAGGCGCGCGACGGCGTCCAGTACGTGGCCGCCGATCTGACGACCGCGGACGGCTGCGCGGCGGCGGCGGCGTTCGCGCTCGCCCGTCTCGGCGGCGTCGACATCCTCGTGAACGTGCTGGGCGGCTCCAGCGCCCCGGCCGGCGGCTTCGCCGCGCTCGACGACTCCGAATGGGCGAAGGAACTCAACCAGAACCTGATGCCGGCGGTTCGCCTCGACCGCGCGCTTCTTCCTTCGATGATCGCGCAGGGGTCCGGTGTCGTCATCCATGTCACGTCGATTCAGCACCAGCTTCCCCTGCCGGAATCGACGACCGCCTATGCCGCCGCGAAGGCCGCGCTTTCGACCTACAGCAAGAGCCTTTCGAAAGAGGTGACGCCGAAGGGAATTCGCGTGGTGCGGGTCTCTCCCGGCTGGGTGGAGACCGAGGCGGCCGTGGCGCTGGCCGAACGTCTCGCGCAGCAGGCGGGCACCGACTATGAAGGCGGCAAGAAGATCATTATGCAGAGCCTCGGCGGAATCCCGCTCGGGCGGCCCGCGAGGCCGAAAGAGGTCGCCGATCTCATCGCGTTTCTTGCGTCGCCGCTGGCGGGCGCCATCACGGGCACGGAATATGTCATCGACGGCGGAACGGTGCCGACGGCCTGA
- a CDS encoding flavin reductase family protein gives MKALALAKVYQLLEPGPVVLLTTSNRGRANLMTMSWHTMLDFEPPLVACVVSEGDYSFAASRKTGECVIAVPAVALASKVVKIGNSHGDEIDKFERFGLTPLPAQSVKPPLVGECFANLECKIVDTVRKYDLFVLEVVKAWIDPAQKNPKTIHHRGYGAFVVDGRTIKLKSKMRQSSL, from the coding sequence ATGAAGGCGCTTGCGCTCGCCAAGGTCTATCAACTGCTGGAGCCAGGGCCGGTCGTCCTGCTGACGACCTCCAACAGGGGCCGGGCCAATCTCATGACCATGTCATGGCACACCATGCTGGACTTCGAGCCGCCGCTGGTCGCCTGCGTGGTCTCCGAAGGCGACTATAGTTTCGCGGCGTCGCGCAAGACCGGCGAATGCGTGATCGCCGTTCCCGCGGTCGCGCTTGCGTCCAAGGTCGTGAAGATCGGCAATTCGCACGGCGATGAGATCGACAAGTTCGAGCGCTTCGGCCTTACGCCCTTGCCCGCGCAGAGCGTCAAGCCGCCGCTGGTGGGGGAGTGTTTCGCCAATCTCGAATGCAAGATCGTCGATACGGTCCGGAAATACGATCTCTTCGTTCTCGAAGTGGTGAAGGCCTGGATCGATCCGGCACAGAAGAATCCGAAGACGATCCATCATCGCGGCTACGGCGCGTTCGTGGTCGACGGCCGGACGATCAAGCTGAAGTCGAAGATGCGCCAAAGCAGCTTATGA
- a CDS encoding serine hydrolase: protein MSDLIPLPPQPAGTPWPTQDWPTGDVPASADRARLDRLVDYAFTAVLPDDLRETHALVVIRGGRLVVERYGAEVTAADTLPSWSVAKSITQALVGLVVKDGLADIAAPAPVPEWQAPDDPRRAITLDQMLRMSDGLSFLEVYTPEGPSDTVAMLFGEGRDDVAHYAAQKPLAHPPGTFWSYSSGTANLVARAVSIATGKFGADFEAYMRERLFGPLGMASPVPKFDAAGTFIGSSYCFASARDFARFGLLYLRDGVWDGARLLPQGWVDYARTPTWQQSIETGRYGAHWWLDIAGPGSFSANGFQGQFVVVVPDRDLVIVRLGATTEDTIESVKQWIRDIAECFPRLA, encoded by the coding sequence ATGAGCGATCTCATACCCCTTCCGCCCCAGCCCGCCGGCACGCCCTGGCCGACGCAGGACTGGCCGACCGGCGATGTCCCTGCGTCCGCCGACCGGGCGCGCCTGGACCGGCTCGTCGACTATGCCTTCACAGCCGTCCTGCCCGACGATCTGCGCGAGACGCATGCGCTGGTCGTGATCCGGGGCGGCCGCCTGGTCGTCGAGCGCTACGGCGCCGAGGTGACCGCCGCCGATACGTTGCCGTCCTGGTCGGTCGCCAAGAGCATCACCCAGGCGCTTGTCGGCCTCGTTGTGAAGGACGGCCTGGCCGATATCGCCGCGCCAGCCCCGGTGCCGGAATGGCAGGCGCCGGACGATCCGCGCCGCGCCATCACGCTCGACCAGATGCTGCGCATGTCGGACGGCCTTAGCTTTCTCGAAGTGTATACGCCGGAGGGGCCGTCGGACACAGTCGCGATGCTGTTCGGCGAGGGCCGGGACGACGTCGCGCATTACGCCGCGCAGAAGCCGCTCGCGCACCCGCCGGGTACCTTCTGGTCCTATTCCAGCGGCACAGCCAATCTGGTGGCGCGCGCCGTTTCGATCGCCACGGGCAAGTTCGGCGCCGACTTCGAGGCCTATATGCGCGAGCGGCTGTTCGGACCGCTCGGCATGGCCTCGCCGGTCCCGAAATTCGACGCGGCGGGCACTTTCATCGGCTCGTCCTATTGCTTCGCGTCGGCCCGCGACTTCGCGCGCTTCGGCCTGCTCTATCTGCGCGACGGCGTCTGGGACGGCGCCCGCCTGCTGCCGCAAGGCTGGGTCGACTATGCCCGCACGCCGACCTGGCAGCAGTCGATCGAAACCGGGCGCTATGGCGCGCATTGGTGGCTCGACATCGCCGGCCCTGGGAGCTTCTCGGCGAACGGCTTTCAGGGACAGTTCGTCGTGGTCGTGCCGGACCGCGATCTCGTCATCGTGCGCCTCGGCGCCACGACCGAGGACACGATCGAGAGCGTCAAGCAGTGGATCAGGGACATCGCGGAATGCTTCCCGCGGCTGGCCTGA
- a CDS encoding LysR family transcriptional regulator: MRGSEFAELRAFAAIVERSSFARAAEHLGFSASALSQTIRQLETRLGVALLNRTTRSVAPTKQGERLYERIAPIIRDMDAAVGEAMSAAGRVAGTLRINAPGMAVKKLIAPRFGRFHRMHPDVVLDVAVDDGLSDIVAGHFDAGIRVGERLEKDMIAVRLTPDVPILIVASPEYLERHGEPKIPVDLHRHAGINWRFPGSDTIHRWRFRKKGKASEIAVEGPLITNSQELALAAALQGLGILYAYDDDQVDDAIAAGRLKRVLADWSPHLLGLFLYYPDRRNQSPALRAFIDCLLDKDLRPGPAFKARREASAAARRAPR; the protein is encoded by the coding sequence ATGCGCGGCTCCGAGTTCGCCGAATTGAGGGCTTTCGCCGCCATCGTGGAACGCTCGAGCTTCGCGCGCGCCGCCGAGCATCTCGGCTTCTCGGCCTCGGCCTTGAGCCAGACGATCCGCCAGCTCGAAACGCGGCTCGGCGTCGCGTTGCTGAACCGGACGACGCGCAGCGTCGCCCCCACGAAGCAGGGCGAGCGCCTCTACGAGCGCATCGCGCCGATCATCCGGGACATGGACGCCGCCGTCGGGGAGGCCATGTCCGCCGCCGGGCGGGTCGCGGGGACGTTGCGCATCAACGCGCCCGGCATGGCGGTGAAGAAGCTCATCGCGCCGCGGTTCGGGCGCTTTCATCGCATGCATCCGGATGTCGTGCTCGACGTCGCGGTCGACGACGGGCTCAGCGACATCGTGGCCGGCCATTTCGACGCCGGAATCCGCGTCGGCGAGCGGCTGGAGAAGGACATGATCGCCGTCCGCCTGACGCCCGACGTGCCGATCCTGATCGTCGCCTCTCCCGAATATCTGGAGCGCCATGGCGAGCCGAAGATCCCGGTCGACCTGCATCGCCACGCGGGCATCAACTGGCGCTTTCCCGGCAGCGACACGATCCACCGCTGGCGCTTCCGGAAGAAGGGCAAGGCGTCGGAAATCGCCGTCGAGGGCCCGCTGATCACGAACTCGCAGGAGCTCGCGCTGGCCGCCGCGCTGCAGGGTCTGGGCATCCTCTATGCCTATGACGACGACCAGGTCGACGACGCGATCGCCGCCGGCCGGCTGAAGCGCGTGCTCGCCGACTGGTCGCCGCATCTGCTCGGGCTCTTTCTCTACTACCCCGACCGGCGCAACCAGTCGCCCGCCTTGCGGGCGTTCATCGACTGCCTGCTGGACAAGGACCTCCGGCCGGGTCCCGCTTTCAAGGCGCGACGGGAAGCTTCGGCGGCGGCGCGTCGCGCTCCACGGTGA
- a CDS encoding ATP-binding protein gives MQRQRKIALRESLLSRYAESLGEMTMRKRHEQAMKAARAESELASRTKSAFLATMSHELRTPLNSIIGFSDVIVSQKDPKTAEYAQHIAKSGRRLLEVVSDILDISKIESGSFVLNCQPTDLGDILDAAAETMRETIAEKRQTLDVRVPRDLPMLSVDSKRIKQVLVNLLSNASKFTAERGRIVLVARANPDGGASVAVADTGVGMSPDQIAVALKPFGQVQGHLSRTQEGAGLGLPIARGLAHQHGGDIFIESKPGQGTTVLLTLPRSAAP, from the coding sequence ATGCAACGCCAGCGCAAGATCGCGCTTCGGGAATCGCTTCTGTCGAGATACGCGGAGTCTCTCGGCGAGATGACGATGCGCAAGCGTCACGAACAGGCGATGAAAGCCGCGCGCGCGGAATCCGAGCTCGCCAGCCGCACCAAATCCGCCTTCCTCGCCACGATGAGCCATGAGCTGCGTACGCCGCTCAACTCGATCATCGGTTTCTCCGACGTGATCGTGTCGCAGAAGGACCCCAAGACCGCCGAATATGCCCAGCACATCGCCAAATCGGGCCGCCGGCTGCTTGAGGTCGTGTCCGACATCCTCGACATCTCCAAGATCGAGAGCGGCAGCTTCGTGCTCAATTGCCAGCCGACCGACCTGGGCGACATCCTGGACGCCGCGGCCGAGACGATGCGCGAGACGATCGCCGAGAAGCGCCAGACGCTCGACGTGCGCGTGCCGCGCGATCTGCCGATGCTGTCGGTGGATTCCAAGCGCATCAAGCAGGTGCTGGTGAACCTCCTCTCCAACGCCAGCAAATTCACCGCCGAGCGCGGCCGCATCGTCCTGGTGGCGCGCGCCAACCCCGACGGCGGCGCCAGCGTCGCCGTGGCCGATACCGGCGTCGGCATGTCCCCCGACCAGATCGCCGTCGCGCTCAAGCCCTTCGGCCAAGTGCAGGGCCATCTGTCGCGCACCCAGGAAGGCGCCGGCCTCGGCCTTCCCATCGCCCGCGGGCTGGCGCACCAGCACGGCGGCGACATCTTCATCGAAAGCAAGCCAGGCCAGGGCACCACCGTCCTCCTCACCCTGCCGCGGAGCGCCGCGCCATGA
- a CDS encoding NAD(P)H-dependent oxidoreductase, translated as MLVGSLRKDSLNRKMAHALAGLAPASLKLGIVEIGQLSLYNQDDDAQPPAAWTAFRARIKAADAVLFVTPEYNRSVPGVLKNALDVASRPYGANAWDGKPGAVVSVSPGAIGGFGANHHLRQSLVFLNVLALQQPEAYIGGAAGLFDADGKIANAGTRAFLQTFMQEFLAWIERNAQTR; from the coding sequence GTGCTTGTCGGCAGCCTCCGCAAGGATTCACTCAATCGCAAGATGGCCCATGCACTTGCCGGACTTGCGCCGGCATCGCTGAAACTGGGGATTGTCGAGATCGGTCAGCTTTCGCTTTACAATCAGGACGACGACGCACAGCCGCCGGCGGCATGGACGGCATTCCGCGCTCGCATAAAGGCCGCCGACGCCGTCCTGTTCGTGACGCCGGAATACAATCGGTCCGTCCCGGGCGTGCTGAAGAATGCTCTCGATGTCGCTTCGCGCCCCTACGGTGCCAATGCGTGGGACGGCAAGCCCGGAGCGGTCGTGAGCGTTTCGCCCGGCGCAATCGGCGGCTTCGGCGCCAATCATCATCTGCGCCAATCGCTTGTCTTCCTGAATGTTCTGGCCTTGCAGCAACCGGAAGCCTATATCGGCGGCGCGGCGGGCCTGTTCGACGCGGACGGCAAGATCGCGAATGCGGGGACGCGCGCGTTCCTGCAGACGTTCATGCAGGAATTCCTGGCCTGGATCGAACGCAATGCCCAGACCCGATAG
- a CDS encoding nuclear transport factor 2 family protein translates to MDDLNLPEPIAAYFAADRFDSEAVGQCFTNDAVVKDEGHTYSGVAAIKQWKAATSAKYTYTCDPFAKEQADGTTVVTCHLEGNFPGGKADLRYFFRLERGKIARLEVIP, encoded by the coding sequence ATGGACGATCTGAACCTTCCCGAACCCATCGCCGCTTATTTCGCGGCCGACCGCTTCGACAGCGAGGCCGTCGGGCAATGCTTCACGAACGACGCCGTCGTGAAGGACGAGGGCCACACCTATTCCGGCGTCGCGGCCATCAAGCAGTGGAAGGCCGCGACCTCGGCCAAATACACCTATACCTGCGATCCCTTCGCCAAGGAGCAGGCCGACGGGACGACCGTCGTGACCTGCCATCTCGAAGGCAATTTTCCGGGCGGCAAGGCCGACCTGCGCTACTTCTTCCGGCTGGAGCGCGGCAAGATCGCCCGTCTCGAGGTCATCCCATGA
- the gstA gene encoding glutathione transferase GstA: protein MKLYYSPGACSLSPHIVAEEAGLALDYERVDIKAHKTASGEDFYAIAPKGYVPALLLDDGTLLSEGPAVVQYLADLRPESGLLPPVGDIARYRVIEWLTFVNSEMHKAYTPLFSHEASAEVKAESRAKLVKNFAFAGKELGGKSFLTGETFTVADAYFFVMTSWSIFQKIEVPENVAFFRSRVTVRPAVHRALKTEGLTA, encoded by the coding sequence ATGAAGCTCTATTATTCTCCGGGTGCGTGTTCGCTCTCACCGCATATCGTGGCGGAAGAGGCGGGGCTGGCGCTCGACTATGAGAGGGTCGATATCAAGGCGCATAAGACCGCCTCGGGCGAGGATTTCTACGCCATCGCGCCCAAGGGTTATGTGCCGGCGCTGCTGCTGGACGACGGCACGCTGCTGAGCGAAGGGCCGGCGGTGGTGCAATATCTCGCCGATCTCAGGCCGGAATCCGGCCTCCTGCCGCCGGTCGGCGATATCGCGCGCTATCGGGTGATCGAATGGTTGACCTTCGTGAATTCGGAGATGCACAAGGCCTATACGCCGCTCTTCAGCCATGAGGCGTCGGCCGAGGTCAAGGCGGAGTCGCGGGCCAAGCTCGTCAAGAACTTCGCCTTCGCCGGCAAGGAACTGGGCGGCAAGAGCTTCCTGACCGGCGAGACCTTCACCGTCGCCGACGCCTATTTCTTCGTGATGACGAGCTGGTCGATCTTCCAGAAGATCGAGGTGCCGGAAAACGTCGCCTTTTTTCGCAGCCGCGTCACCGTCCGGCCCGCCGTGCACCGGGCACTGAAGACCGAAGGGCTGACGGCGTAG
- a CDS encoding phosphoketolase family protein, translating into MPAPLSPELLRKMDAYWRAANYLSIGQIYLKDNPLLEIPLAPEHIKPRLLGHWGTTPGLNFLYVHLNRLIKENDLNMMYVIGPGHGGPGLLAQTYLEGSYTERYPAIGRDRNGLQRLFRQFSWPYGVPSHVSPETPGSIHEGGELGYSLLHAHGAAFDNPNLIVACVIGDGEAETGALAASWHSNKFLNPARDGAVLPILHLNGFKIANPTVLARISREELTDLLSGYGYEPHFVEGHDPALVHQSLAGTLDRILVRIRDVQSAARSRGANENVERPRWPMIVFRTPKGWTGPKFVDGLPVEGTWRAHQVPLADLDKPGHLQQLEDWMRSYKPQELFDAHGKFREEFAALAPTGHCRMGSNPHANGGELLQPLSMPHFHDYAVALSRPGGVRAEATRILGTFLRDVMKLNLVKQNFRLFGPDETASNRLEAVYEVSGKEWMARVEDVDVDLSANGRVMEVLSEHLCEGWLEGYLLTGRHGLFSCYEAFIHIIDSMFNQHAKWLKVSRSVPWRKPIASLNYLLTSHVWQQDHNGFSHQDPGFIDHVANKKADTVRIYLPPDANCLLSVADHCLRSRNYINLVVAGKQPEWQWLDMDSAVRHCAAGAGVWQWASNDGGSPDVVMACAGDVPTLETLAAVTLLRAQVPGIRIRVVNVVDLMVLQPQSEHPHGLEDRDFDELFTADKPVIFAFHGYPTLVHKLTYRRRNHDNIHVRGYGEEGTTTTPFDMVVLNDLDRYRLALDAIARIPRFADRVEQAEARYWAAMERHKLYIGEHGEDMPEVRDWQWDL; encoded by the coding sequence ATGCCTGCACCCCTGTCGCCCGAACTTCTGCGGAAAATGGACGCCTATTGGCGCGCGGCGAACTATCTTTCGATCGGGCAGATCTATCTCAAGGACAATCCGCTGCTCGAGATTCCGCTCGCGCCCGAGCACATCAAGCCGCGCTTGCTGGGGCATTGGGGCACGACGCCGGGGCTGAACTTTCTCTATGTCCACCTCAACCGTCTGATCAAAGAGAACGATCTGAACATGATGTACGTCATCGGTCCGGGGCATGGCGGCCCTGGACTGTTGGCGCAGACCTATCTGGAGGGGTCCTATACCGAGCGCTATCCCGCGATCGGGCGCGATCGCAACGGACTGCAGCGGCTTTTTCGCCAGTTCTCCTGGCCCTACGGCGTTCCCAGTCATGTCTCGCCGGAGACGCCCGGCTCGATCCATGAGGGCGGCGAACTCGGCTATTCGCTGCTGCATGCCCATGGCGCGGCGTTCGACAACCCGAACCTGATCGTCGCCTGCGTCATCGGGGATGGCGAAGCGGAAACCGGCGCGCTCGCCGCCAGCTGGCATTCCAACAAATTCCTCAATCCGGCGCGCGACGGCGCGGTTCTGCCGATCCTGCACCTCAACGGCTTCAAGATCGCCAATCCCACGGTGCTGGCGCGCATCAGCCGCGAGGAGCTGACCGACCTGTTGAGCGGCTACGGTTACGAGCCGCATTTCGTCGAGGGTCACGATCCAGCCCTCGTGCATCAAAGCCTCGCCGGGACGCTCGACAGGATACTCGTCCGGATTCGGGACGTTCAAAGCGCCGCGCGATCGCGCGGCGCGAACGAAAACGTCGAGCGTCCGCGCTGGCCGATGATCGTGTTCCGCACGCCCAAGGGCTGGACCGGTCCGAAATTCGTCGATGGCCTGCCGGTGGAGGGCACCTGGCGCGCGCACCAGGTGCCGCTCGCGGATCTCGACAAGCCCGGACATCTCCAGCAGCTCGAAGACTGGATGAGGAGCTATAAGCCGCAGGAACTGTTCGATGCGCACGGCAAGTTCCGCGAGGAATTCGCCGCGCTCGCGCCGACGGGGCATTGTCGGATGGGATCCAATCCGCACGCCAATGGGGGCGAATTGCTGCAGCCCCTGTCGATGCCTCATTTCCACGACTACGCCGTGGCGCTTTCGAGGCCCGGCGGCGTCCGGGCCGAGGCCACCCGTATCCTGGGCACATTCCTGCGCGACGTGATGAAGCTCAACCTCGTCAAGCAGAATTTCCGGCTCTTCGGTCCCGACGAGACGGCGTCCAACAGGCTGGAGGCGGTCTATGAAGTCTCCGGCAAGGAATGGATGGCACGAGTCGAGGACGTCGACGTCGACCTCAGCGCAAACGGCCGCGTCATGGAAGTGCTCAGCGAGCATCTCTGCGAGGGATGGCTTGAGGGCTATCTGCTCACGGGACGCCACGGCCTGTTCTCCTGCTACGAGGCCTTCATCCACATTATCGATTCGATGTTCAACCAGCATGCGAAGTGGCTGAAGGTCAGCCGATCGGTGCCCTGGCGCAAGCCGATCGCGTCATTGAACTATCTGCTTACGTCGCATGTCTGGCAACAAGACCATAACGGCTTTTCGCACCAGGATCCCGGCTTCATCGATCACGTCGCGAACAAGAAGGCCGATACCGTACGCATCTATCTGCCGCCCGACGCGAACTGCCTGCTGTCGGTGGCCGATCACTGCCTGCGAAGCCGCAACTACATCAACCTGGTCGTCGCCGGCAAGCAGCCCGAATGGCAGTGGCTCGACATGGATTCGGCGGTGCGCCATTGCGCCGCCGGCGCCGGCGTCTGGCAGTGGGCCAGCAACGACGGCGGCAGTCCGGACGTCGTCATGGCCTGCGCCGGCGACGTGCCGACTCTGGAGACGTTGGCCGCCGTCACGCTGCTGCGCGCACAGGTTCCCGGTATCCGTATCCGCGTCGTCAACGTGGTGGACCTGATGGTCCTGCAACCGCAGTCCGAGCATCCCCATGGGCTCGAGGACCGGGACTTCGACGAACTGTTCACGGCGGACAAGCCGGTGATCTTCGCCTTCCACGGCTATCCCACGCTCGTTCACAAACTGACCTACCGCCGGCGCAACCACGACAACATCCATGTCCGCGGCTATGGGGAGGAGGGTACCACCACCACACCCTTCGACATGGTGGTCCTGAACGATCTCGATCGATATCGCCTCGCCCTCGACGCCATCGCGCGCATTCCGCGGTTCGCCGATCGGGTGGAGCAGGCGGAGGCGCGTTACTGGGCCGCCATGGAGCGTCACAAGCTCTACATCGGCGAGCATGGCGAGGACATGCCCGAAGTGCGCGACTGGCAGTGGGATTTGTAA
- a CDS encoding aldehyde dehydrogenase family protein, producing MELGGKSPNIFFADVMDQDDDFLDKTLEGFALFAFNKGEVCTCPSRALVQESIFEKFMEKAVARVARIKVGNPLDLGTQMGPQCSQGQLEKILGYIDIGKQEGAKLYGLGAGVWSRNANNLYRVGRGIEAGRVWTNCYHQYPAHAAFGGYKHSGFGRETHKMILDHYQQTKNMLVSYSTKAAGLF from the coding sequence ATGGAGCTGGGCGGCAAGTCGCCCAACATCTTCTTCGCCGACGTGATGGATCAGGACGACGATTTTCTCGACAAGACGCTCGAGGGCTTCGCGCTGTTCGCCTTCAACAAGGGCGAGGTTTGCACCTGCCCGTCGCGCGCCCTGGTGCAGGAATCGATCTTCGAGAAATTCATGGAGAAGGCGGTGGCCCGGGTCGCCAGGATCAAAGTCGGCAATCCGCTCGATCTCGGAACCCAGATGGGCCCGCAATGCTCGCAGGGCCAGCTCGAGAAGATTCTGGGCTATATCGACATCGGCAAGCAGGAAGGCGCCAAGCTCTACGGCCTGGGCGCCGGTGTGTGGTCGCGCAATGCCAACAACCTCTATCGCGTCGGCCGCGGGATCGAGGCCGGGCGGGTGTGGACGAACTGCTACCATCAATATCCGGCGCATGCGGCGTTCGGCGGCTACAAGCATTCCGGCTTCGGGCGCGAGACGCACAAGATGATTCTGGATCACTACCAGCAGACCAAGAACATGCTGGTCAGCTACAGCACCAAGGCCGCCGGCCTGTTCTGA
- a CDS encoding DUF87 domain-containing protein, whose amino-acid sequence MNQVFRPPAPPAPAKERRGVPATPPVQIAHVVSVAGSHCIAVLEHRTKSAVAAKDPRVQIGALVKIVTPASAVMGLVSAMTAPMPSADGPEEMGLIEINLAGEVAIDENSKRLTFKRGVTQLPSIGDPVLFADRHDLTRVYAPPAVASVKVGTLFQDPSVPARLLTDDLLAKHFIVVGSTGSGKSCALTAILQRLLYEHSGAHVVILDVHNEYATAFEGMVERITLNNFNLPFWLLNFTELSAALTSKDQHHDAEIEILSEAVIYAKRRYSEAAAGRARRPQEISTVISVDTPAPFRLSDVTAYIDDRLGKLERTHMTLPYRRLKTQIESLVADQRYNFMFGSLTIQDTMTDVLSRLFRIPNEGRPITVVDLSTAPPEILDVIISVISRLAFDLAVWSNGAVPMLLVCEEAHRYAPAGQDATFVPTRAALSRIAKEGRKYSLSLALVTQRPSDLDPNILSQCGTAVAMRLSSERDQQVIRANTYEGMIDLLDFLPLLGDREAIVLGQGVSMPMRIKFDVLGRGNVPKNMNAGFSKSWKGQKIERASLDAIVTRWRQGGRERE is encoded by the coding sequence ATGAACCAGGTCTTCCGTCCGCCTGCACCGCCCGCCCCCGCCAAGGAGCGCCGGGGCGTGCCGGCGACCCCGCCGGTGCAGATCGCCCATGTCGTGTCCGTCGCCGGTTCGCACTGCATCGCCGTGCTGGAGCATCGCACCAAGAGCGCGGTCGCGGCCAAGGATCCGCGCGTGCAGATCGGCGCCCTCGTCAAGATCGTGACGCCGGCCTCCGCCGTGATGGGGCTCGTGTCGGCGATGACCGCGCCGATGCCCAGCGCCGACGGCCCCGAGGAGATGGGCCTCATCGAGATCAACCTCGCCGGCGAGGTGGCGATCGACGAGAATTCCAAGCGCCTGACGTTCAAGCGCGGCGTGACGCAGCTTCCCTCGATCGGCGATCCCGTCCTGTTCGCGGACCGCCATGACCTGACCCGCGTCTACGCCCCGCCGGCGGTCGCCAGCGTCAAGGTCGGCACCCTGTTCCAGGACCCGAGCGTGCCGGCCCGGCTCCTGACCGACGACCTGCTCGCCAAGCATTTCATCGTCGTGGGCTCGACCGGCTCGGGCAAGTCCTGCGCCCTGACCGCGATCCTGCAGCGGCTGCTCTACGAGCATTCCGGCGCCCATGTCGTCATCCTGGACGTGCACAACGAATACGCCACCGCCTTCGAGGGCATGGTGGAGCGGATCACGCTGAACAACTTCAACCTGCCCTTCTGGCTGCTCAATTTCACCGAATTGTCCGCGGCGCTGACCTCGAAGGACCAGCATCACGACGCCGAGATCGAGATCCTGAGCGAGGCGGTGATCTACGCCAAGCGGCGCTATTCGGAGGCCGCGGCGGGCCGCGCGCGCCGGCCGCAGGAAATCTCCACCGTCATCAGCGTCGACACGCCCGCGCCATTCCGCCTGTCCGACGTCACCGCCTATATCGACGACCGGCTGGGCAAGCTGGAACGCACGCATATGACGCTGCCCTATCGCCGGCTGAAGACCCAGATCGAGAGCCTGGTCGCCGACCAGCGCTACAATTTCATGTTCGGCAGCCTGACCATCCAGGACACGATGACCGACGTCCTGAGCCGCCTGTTCCGCATCCCGAACGAGGGCCGGCCGATCACCGTGGTGGACCTTTCCACCGCGCCGCCGGAGATCCTCGACGTCATCATCTCGGTGATCTCCAGGCTCGCCTTCGATCTCGCGGTCTGGAGCAACGGCGCGGTGCCGATGCTGCTGGTCTGCGAGGAGGCGCATCGCTATGCCCCCGCCGGCCAGGACGCGACCTTCGTGCCGACCCGCGCGGCCCTGTCGCGCATCGCCAAGGAGGGCCGGAAATACTCGCTCTCGCTGGCGCTCGTCACGCAGCGGCCGTCCGACCTCGATCCCAACATCCTGTCGCAATGCGGCACGGCGGTCGCCATGCGTCTTTCCAGCGAGCGCGACCAGCAGGTCATCCGCGCCAACACCTATGAAGGCATGATCGATCTGCTCGACTTCCTGCCGCTGCTCGGCGACCGCGAGGCCATCGTGCTCGGCCAGGGCGTCTCGATGCCGATGCGCATCAAGTTCGACGTGCTCGGCCGCGGCAATGTGCCGAAGAACATGAACGCCGGCTTCTCCAAATCCTGGAAGGGCCAGAAGATCGAGCGCGCCTCGCTCGACGCCATCGTCACACGCTGGCGCCAGGGCGGGCGGGAGCGCGAATAG